In Yarrowia lipolytica chromosome 1F, complete sequence, a genomic segment contains:
- a CDS encoding uncharacterized protein (Compare to YALI0F13354g, gnl|GLV|YALI0F13354g [Yarrowia lipolytica] similar to uniprot|P32914 Saccharomyces cerevisiae YGR063C transcription initiation protein SPT4, similar to Saccharomyces cerevisiae SPT4 (YGR063C); ancestral locus Anc_4.210) produces MSTRTERACMLCGIVQPLKAFISKGCPNCDSVLDMKADDSLTQDCTSPSFEGQVALCDPSSSWVSKWLRIDGFQPGLYAVKVNGKLPQDIVDDLKSKGVVYRPRDGSAQD; encoded by the exons ATGTCTACTCGAACTGAGCGAGCATGTATGCTCTGTGGAATCGTCCAGCCGCTCAAG GCTTTCATTTCCAAGGGATGTCCTAACTGCGATTCGGTGCTCGACATGAAGGCCGACGATAGTCTGACACAGGACTGCACCAGTCCAT CATTCGAAGGCCAGGTGGCGCTCTGTGACCCCAGCTCATCGTGGGTGTCCAAGTGGCTGCGAATCGACGGCTTCCAGCCCGGTCTGTATGCCGTCAAGGTGAATGGAAAGTTGCCGCAGGACATTGTGGATGATCTGAAGAGCAAGGGTGTGGTTTACCGACCTCGAGACGGCTCTGCCCAGGATTAG
- a CDS encoding uncharacterized protein (Compare to YALI0F13365g, weakly similar to DEHA0G21307g Debaryomyces hansenii) yields the protein MDYHELLQLKASKSAKKGGKETLAELDEWRKQLSDDVRENPRALTHGELAKLMTWKLKRGTFRPKLQQLAESNRAEEVEQVTQKAAHLIAGDEIIEAIKVLSELKGVGPATASLLGSVMSVNVPFFSDEAFAHVCPGVKITYTLKAYEKFLNAIVAWGHQRDLNAVEAEQEAWVLGMRDKYADKGTNKTGKKEQEDVKIVKTNEEEKEEKEEKEEERPAKRRRR from the coding sequence ATGGACTACCACGAGTTGCTCCAGCTGAAGGCGTCAAAGTCGGCCAAGAAGGGAGGCAAGGAGACGCTGgccgagctggacgagTGGCGTAAGCAGCTGTCTGATGACGTACGAGAAAACCCCCGTGCTCTGACCCACGGTGAACTCGCCAAACTCATGACCTGGAAGCTGAAACGCGGCACGTTCCGTCCAAAACTGCAACAGCTCGCGGAATCGAACAgggccgaggaggtggagcaaGTAACACAAAAAGCGGCTCATCTGATTGCAGGTGACGAGATCATCGAAGCAATCAAGGTCTTGAGTGAGCTGAAAGGCGTGGGTCCGGCTACGGCGTCTCTGTTGGGGTCTGTCATGAGCGTCAATGTGCCGTTTTTCAGCGACGAGGCGTTTGCGCACGTTTGTCCAGGTGTGAAAATCACGTACACGTTGAAGGCCTATGAAAAGTTCCTGAATGCCATTGTGGCATGGGGTCATCAGCGAGATCTCAATGCCGTTGAAGCCGAGCAGGAAGCGTGGGTCTTGGGTATGAGAGACAAGTATGCTGATAAGGGAACAAACAAGACCGGTAAAAAGGAGCAGGAAGATGTGAAGATAGTCAAGACCaatgaggaggagaaggaggagaaggaggagaaggaagaagagcgacCCGCGAAACGACGTCGTAGATAG
- a CDS encoding uncharacterized protein (Compare to YALI0F13387g, weakly similar to uniprot|P53239 Saccharomyces cerevisiae YGR062c COX18 required for activity of mitochondrial cytochrome oxidase, similar to Saccharomyces cerevisiae COX18 (YGR062C); ancestral locus Anc_4.209) encodes MLRTTTRRLVARGSATRRTSVRQLSTVDIVRPVETALNAIHDFSGLPWWAVIPLVTLTLRSTVTLPIAISTRLRAQKQHELRPLISALGPILRAKLAFNANKAETALTAPQIEMLAMKERRKRRVKLYKEHGCEMWKSLFIGPLVQLPIWITMSLAVRAMCGWTVVKGIPVVKSMGTEGALWFPDLLMMDHSGVLPAAVGIITLLNVELTTKAQAQAMGTTGSEGPKLPKMMANFARVGAIALFSIAAQTPTAVCLYWISSSGFSLIQNVLLNKYMPLREEPPMFTAANYEALEKIGKTDQIEVIIPKLKGIEH; translated from the coding sequence ATGCTCAGaacaacgacaagaaggctggTAGCCCGAGGCTCAGCAACTCGCAGGACGTCGGTGCGGCAGTTATCGACCGTGGACATTGTGCGCCCCGTGGAAACCGCTCTCAACGCCATCCACGACTTCTCGGGCTTGCCGTGGTGGGCCGTCATTCCTCTCGTCACACTGACTCTGCGATCTACCGTGACTCTTCCGATAGCCATTTCAACGCGGCTGCGAgcacagaaacaacacGAGCTGAGACCGTTGATATCGGCGCTGGGACCCATTTTGCGGGCAAAGCTGGCTTTCAACGCCAACAAGGCTGAGACCGCTCTAACGGCTCCCCAGATCGAAATGCTGGCCATGAAAGAACGCCGGAAACGACGGGTCAAGCTGTACAAGGAGCACGGGTGCGAAATGTGGAAGTCGCTGTTCATCGGACCGCTCGTCCAGCTGCCCATCTGGATCACAATGTCGCTGGCAGTACGAGCAATGTGTGGATGGACCGTGGTCAAGGGTATTCCTGTTGTCAAGAGCATGGGCACCGAGGGAGCGCTGTGGTTCCCCGATCTGCTCATGATGGATCATTCGGGAGTGCTTCCGGCCGCTGTGGGCATCATCACGCTGCTCAACGTTGAACTGACTACCAAAGCACAGGCCCAAGCGATGGGAACAACGGGGTCGGAGGGTCCCAAACTGCCCAAAATGATGGCCAACTTTGCCCGTGTCGGAGCCATTGCATTGTTCAGCATCGCCgcacaaacaccaacagcCGTGTGTCTGTACTGGATCTCATCGTCGGGCTTCTCGCTGATCCAAAACGTGCTTctcaacaagtacatgcCTCTCCGAGAAGAACCGCCAATGTTCACGGCGGCCAATTACGAGGcactggagaagattggCAAGACGGATCAAATCGAGGTGATCATTCCCAAACTGAAGGGGATCGAACATTAG
- a CDS encoding uncharacterized protein (Compare to YALI0F13409g, similar to uniprot|P11914 Saccharomyces cerevisiae YHR024c MAS2 processing peptidase catalytic 53kDa (alpha) subunit mitochondrial, similar to Saccharomyces cerevisiae MAS2 (YHR024C); ancestral locus Anc_5.268) translates to MKFQLGYYRNKTHTKKMLRGIKRVPRLNVGASKRLYSTEAGDTKIHTLSNGLRVAVRPSPGFFSALGLYVDAGSRFEPRNLSGVSHIMDRLAFKQATQRRSADEVADTIESLGGNFFGSSARESIIYQATVFNKDVETALALLAESVIVPQITEEDVGEKKKTMEFELDQLWKEPSLILPEVVHMTAYDGTLGNPLVCPYEQLPHINARAVNEYRDLFYHPERFVLGFVGVPEENAIELAEKYFGWMKRSDKQLENPASVYVGGEQFMDAADTEFAHIHVAYEGLPADDPDVYALSCLQTLLGGGGSFSAGGPGKGMYSRLYLNVLNRFGYIESCQAFNYHHSDSGIFGISASCVPNAAPYMADVIGRQLALTFTEGEGSLTHQEVERAKNQLRSSLLMQLESKVVQLDDMGRQIQLHGRTVPVTEMCKNIENLTVKDIKRVAQRVLTGNSNNPGNGSGKPTVVMNGVRAWFGDVELVLAKYGLGKQSKGGIHTSSRARNEARKNWW, encoded by the coding sequence ATGAAATTTCAGTTGGGTTATTATCgcaacaaaacacacacaaaaaaaatgctTCGGGGAATCAAACGTGTGCCTCGACTCAATGTGGGTGCCTCTAAGCGGCTATACTCGACCGAAGCCGGCGACACCAAAATCCACACTCTTTCCAACGGCCTGAGAGTCGCAGTCCGACCTTCCCcaggcttcttctcagccCTGGGTCTCTATGTCGATGCAGGCTCCCGGTTCGAGCCCCGAAACCTCAGTGGCGTCAGTCATATCATGGATCGACTGGCATTCAAGCAGGCGACCCAGCGACGGTCTGCCGACGAGGTTGCTGACACCATCGAGTCTCTAGGAGGCAACTTTTTCGGCTCCAGTGCCCGAGAGAGCATCATTTACCAGGCCACAGTGTTCAACAAGGACGTAGAGACGGCTCTGGCGCTGCTGGCCGAAAGCGTGATTGTGCCCCAGatcaccgaggaggacgtgggcgaaaaaaagaagaccatGGAGTTCGAGCTGGACCAGCTGTGGAAGGAGCCTTCGCTGATTCTGCCTGAGGTGGTCCACATGACTGCATACGACGGCACTCTGGGCAACCCTCTGGTGTGTCCCTACGAGCAGCTTCCCCACATCAACGCCCGGGCCGTCAACGAGTACCGGGATCTCTTTTACCATCCCGAGCGGTTTGTTCTGGGTTTTGTGGGAGTGCCTGAGGAGAACGCCATTGAGCTGGCCGAAAAGTACTTTGGATGGATGAAGCGGTCCGATAAGCAGCTCGAAAACCCCGCCAGTGTCTACGTTGGAGGCGAGCAGTTCATGGACGCTGCCGATACCGAGTTTGCCCACATTCACGTTGCTTACGAGGGTCTTCCCGCTGATGATCCTGATGTGTACGCTCTGTCTTGTCTGCAGACTCTGctcggaggaggaggctccTTTTCCGCAGGAGGTCCCGGAAAGGGTATGTATTCGCGACTCTATCTCAATGTTCTCAACCGGTTTGGCTACATTGAATCGTGCCAGGCTTTCAACTACCATCACAGTGACTCCGGTATCTTTGGAATCTCTGCCTCGTGTGTCCCCAACGCCGCTCCCTACATGGCTGACGTTATTGGTCGACAGCTGGCTCTCACTTTCACCGAGGGCGAGGGCAGTCTGACTCACCAGGAGGTTGAGCGAGCCAAGAACCAGCTGCGGTCTTCTCTGCTGATGCAGCTCGAGTCCAAGGTGGTGCAACTCGACGATATGGGCCGGCAGATCCAGCTGCATGGCCGAACGGTGCCCGTGACGGAAATGTGCAAGAACATTGAAAACCTGACCGTCAAGGACATCAAGAGAGTAGCCCAGCGGGTGCTGACCggcaactccaacaaccccgGCAACGGCAGCGGCAAGCCCACAGTTGTCATGAACGGAGTGCGAGCATGGTTCGGAGACGTGGAGCTTGTGCTGGCCAAGTACGGACTGGGAAAGCAGTCCAAGGGCGGAATTCACACTTCCTCTAGAGCCCGAAACGAGGCCAGAAAGAActggtggtga
- a CDS encoding uncharacterized protein (Compare to YALI0F13431g, no similarity) gives MVPFGRLKVTPKGREDRQDTTVYYLSLLSHFSKKSQFLLSYQFSPPSLVYEYYSYSIVLLDYDSCCRHVNILPTQQCQIYVSTLHGHKRTLCIYIYTCRVLHLSIYSAPSVLLNRNYVTSPIRERKTGASRYIGYGRHCEGRPDMVEAHEGGGPMPVLESRGLQAAFRQTCGSVTLQQPGNSTQATNPLYRFSYTATSFFHFEPQPGFHIRHELIRLCGGGWHR, from the coding sequence ATGGTACCTTTTGGGCGGCTAAAAGTGACACCGAAAGGCAGAGAAGACCGACAAgacactacagtatactATTTGTCGTTATTGTCCCACTTTTCTAAAAAATCGCAGTTTCTCTTATCGTACCAATTTAGCCCTCCATCACTGGTGTACGAATAttacagctacagtatcgtaTTACTTGACTACGATAGCTGCTGCCGCCATGTCAACATCTTACCCACACAACAATGTCAGATATACGTCTCTACGCTCCATGGACACAAACGGACattgtgtatatatatatatacatgtcGAGTCTTGCACTTGTCCATATACTCTGCACCATCTGTCCTTCTCAACCGCAATTATGTCACATCACCAATAAGAGAGCGAAAAACCGGTGCTTCTCGATACATCGGCTATGGGCGCCATTGCGAGGGGAGACCAGACATGGTGGAAGCACATGAGGGCGGGGGGCCGATGCCGGTGCTGGAAAGTCGAGGTTTGCAAGCTGCATTTCGACAAACTTGCGGTTCAGTCACACTCCAACAACCTGGTAACTCCACACAAGCCACAAATCCGTTGTACCGTTTCAGCTACACCGCCACAagtttttttcattttgaGCCACAACCTGGATTTCACATCAGACATGAACTGATTAGGCTCTGTGGGGGGGGATGGCACAGATAA